The Impatiens glandulifera chromosome 3, dImpGla2.1, whole genome shotgun sequence genome contains a region encoding:
- the LOC124930251 gene encoding uncharacterized protein LOC124930251 produces MCSAASTPMSSSIKMDKDEYGQGVDITTYRGIIGSLLYLRASRLDILFIVGVCGRFQKEANFSCNFNNGSETSCPDNSCAQLLWIPQQLRDFGITAEESQIFCENTSEIARTYNPVLHSRTKNIDIRHHFIREYVQ; encoded by the exons ATGTGCTCTGCAGCTTCCACTCCTATGAGTTCATCAATCAAGATGGATAAGGATGAATACGGTCAAGGAGTGGACATCACAACCTATCGTGGAATAATCGGATCACTTCTATACCTAAGAGCTAGCCGATTAGACATTCTGTTTATAGTCGGAgtatgtgggagatttcag AAAGAAGCAAACTTCAGTTGCAACTTCAACAACGGAAGCGAAACATCATGCCCCGACAACAGTTGTGctcaacttctatggattccacaacaactaagggactttggtATTACGGCTGAGGAATCTCAAATCTTCTGTGAAAACACTAGTGAAATAGCTAGaacatataatccggtgttaCACTCAAGAACCAAGAACATTGACAttaggcatcacttcatccgggagtATGTACAATAG
- the LOC124930250 gene encoding uncharacterized protein LOC124930250: protein MDDEIMFILSDGPIKIEKERSEWTTDDKRRNNLDNHCRSHIFKSLDRNTFGKVRDCNTTKEAWETVIQLLEGNERTKENKILVATQKFENIKMRPGETMKEFSDRFTSVVNELSTLGKKYDKKETIVKALRSLPNVWDIKTIVMRESNSLGKMKLHDVFEDLKSECRKPRRDDRKQDDHNQRGEHQQSDEGKEIQKALIAYNGGSLWAHTDSDSENEGISYLMANKEEIFDFSCEEFT from the exons atggatgacgagataaTGTTCATCCTATCtgatggtccgataaagattgagaaggaaaGAAGTGAATGGACAACCGATGATAAAAGAAGGAACAACCTAGATAATCATTGCAGAAGTCACATCTTTAAATCTCTGGACAGAAACACATTTGGCAAAGTCAGAGACTGTAACACTACAAAGGAAGCATGGGAGACAGTAATCCAACTccttgaaggaaatgaaagaaccaaggagaacaagataCTGGTGGCCAcccaaaagtttgaaaatatcaagatgAGGCCCGGTGAAACCATGAAAGAGTTCAGTGATCGGTTTACCAGTGTAGTGAATGAGTTGTCTACACTTGGAAAGAAGTACGATAAAAAGGAAACCATTGTcaaggctttgagatctcttcccaATGTTTGGGATATAAAGACCATAGTGATGCGAGAGTCCAACAGCCTCGGGAAaatgaaactacacgatgtgTTTGAAGACTTGAAG tcggaatgcagaaaaccaagaagagatgatcgAAAACAAGATGATCACAATCAAAGGGGTGAACATCAGCAATCCGATGAAGGCAAGGAGATCCAGAAGGCATTGATAGCCTACAATGGTGGGAGTTTGTGGGCTCATACCGATTCGGACAGTGAAAATGAAGGAATCTCTTACCTCATGGCAAATAAAGAagagatatttgatttttcttgtgaagaatttacctGA